Proteins encoded within one genomic window of Bemisia tabaci chromosome 2, PGI_BMITA_v3:
- the LOC109035926 gene encoding histone-lysine N-methyltransferase SUV39H2: MAEKQVKKTKRRRLDLNDVYEVERIVDHAPIENSRNKYLYFIKWKGWHQSHNTWEPLDNLNCDNKLNEYLSKLIVAPSDEKKIEEIKMSMMTLEEGYIKNLLSENKIDGKIQIPEVNRSLIKTILYFLASMPEEEWDLALRDKLKSLIDLEVLSDLRTTQLESLQLWEKKMNDICSSKFPLKVENDVDLEGAPPKFIYITENVSAEGIVIPSDPLVGCDCGLWCKGISSKCCSSSANSVYAYSKGKLRIDPGMPIYECNKRCSCGPECANRMIQHGRSKRLSIFRTRNQCGWGLKARDRIPKGTFITQYVGEIITNEEAEQRGMRYDADGRTYLFDLDFNGEENAYTIDATMYGNESHFINHSCEPNTAIYAAFINCLDPNLPLLAIFAVRDIMAGEEITFDYSSQQNGKSISAEDNEGKVFENYLCKCGSANCRKYLFT, encoded by the exons ATGGCAGAAAAGCaagtaaaaaaaactaaacgaCGTCGGCTGGACCTCAATGATGTCTATGAGGTAGAAAGAATTGTAGATCATGCACCCatagaaaattcacggaacaaGTACCTCTACTTCATCAAGTGGAAAGGCTGGCATCAAAGTCACAACACTTGGGAACCATTGGATAACCTTAATTGTGACAACAAATTAAATGAATACCTTTCAAAACTTATTGTTGCTCCGAGTgacgagaaaaaaatcgaagaaatcaAAATGAGTATGATGACGCTTGAAGAGGGCTATATCAAGAATTTACTATCAGAGAacaaaattgatggaaaaatccAG ataccGGAAGTAAACAGGTCCCTCATCAAAACAATCCTTTATTTCTTAGCTTCGATGCCAGAGGAAGAATGGGATTTGGCTCTCAGAGACAAGCTAAAAAGTCTTATTGATCTTGAAGTATTAAGTGACCTCCGAACGACTCAGTTAGAGTCTCTACAACTGTGGGAAAAGAAAATGAACGACATCTGCAGTAGTAAATTTCCATTGAAAGTAGAGAACGATGTAGATTTGGAAGGTGCACCTCCGAAATTCATATACATCACTGAAAATGTAAGTGCAGAGGGTATTGTGATCCCGTCAGACCCACTTGTTGGGTGTGATTGTGGATTGTGGTGTAAAGGCATTTCATCCAAATGTTGTTCTTCATCTGCGAATTCGGTGTATGCATACTCCAAAGGAAAACTAAGAATAGATCCAGGAATGCCCATTTATGAATGTAATAAACGCTGCTCTTGCGGACCAGAATGTGCCAATCGAATGATTCAGCATGGACGTTCCAAGCGACTCAGTATCTTCCGAACCAGAAACCAATGTGGGTGGGGTTTGAAAGCGCGCGATAGAATTCCCAAAGGAACTTTTATCACTCAATATGTTGGGGAAATAATTACCAATGAAGAAGCTGAACAGCGTGGAATGAGGTATGATGCAGATGGCAGAACGTATCTATTTGATTTGGATTTCAATGGGGAAGAAAACGCCTACACAATTGACGCAACCATGTATGGAAATGAGTCTCATTTCATTAATCACTCTTGTGAACCCAACACTGCAATTTATGCTGCGTTCATAAATTGTTTAGATCCAAACCTTCCATTGCTAGCCATCTTCGCAGTTCGTGATATCATGGCTGGAGAGGAAATAACCTTTGACTACTCAAGTCAACAAAATGGTAAATCTATTTCTGCTGAGGACAATGAAGGGAAGGTCTTTGAAAATTACTTGTGTAAATGTGGTTCAGCAAATTGTAGAAAGTACCTATTTACATGA
- the LOC109035957 gene encoding acetyl-CoA acetyltransferase: MAQTEVVIVSAVRTPIGSFMGSLSPLRAHDLGSVAIKEALKRAGVDGKEVSEVIIGQALTAAQGQNTARQAAILAGVPVHSSAWCVNMLCGSGLKSVTCGYSAIKSGEASIVVSGGQESMSQSPHAVFMRSGIKMCNVELIDTMVHDGLTDAFENIHMGITAENIAKLYNISREEQDEYAVESQKKTEVAQKNGYFSKEIVPVTIKSRKGDNVISEDEYPKHGCTLESLAELKPVFLKGGSVTPGNASGLNDGAAAVVLMDRATAEKRGAPILAKIIAISQEGVSPSLMGTGPIPAVQSVLQKAGWSLDDVDLFELNEAFAAQALAVVRELKVDTSKVNIHGGAIAIGHPIGASGTRVLVTLIYALERIGGRRGVASLCIGGGMGIAIAIERS; encoded by the exons ATGGCTCAGACTGAGGTTGTGATTGTATCCGCTGTAAGAACTCCAATTG GTAGTTTTATGGGATCACTCTCACCTTTAAGAGCACATGATCTTGGAAGTGTTGCAATCAAGGAGGCCCTGAAAAGAGCTGGTGTTGATGGGAAGGAAGTCTCGGAGGTCATCATAGGACAG GCATTAACTGCAGCTCAAGGCCAAAACACAGCAAGACAAGCAGCGATTTTAGCAGGGGTTCCAGTTCATTCATCAGCATGGTGCGTCAACATGCTTTGTGGGTCAGGTCTTAA ATCTGTTACTTGCGGATATTCAGCTATCAAGAGTGGAGAGGCTTCCATTGTAGTCAGTGGAGGCCAAGAAAGCATGAGCCAATCACCCCATGCTGTTTTTATGCGGTCGGGAATTAAAATGTGCAATGTTGAGCTAATTGATACAATGGTTCATGATGGATTGACAGatgcttttgaaaatattcacatGGGAATCACAG CGGAAAATATTGCAAAACTGTACAATATATCTCGAGAGGAACAAGATGAATATGCAGTGGAATCCCAGAAAAAAACAGAGGTTGCCCAGAAAAATGgctatttttcaaaggaaatagTTCCAGTTACAATCAAATCTAGAAAAGGAGATAATGTCATATCAGAGGATGAATATCCTAAACATGGATGCACCCTAGAATCTCTTGCAGAACTGAAACCAGTGTTTCTTAAA GGTGGGTCAGTGACTCCAGGGAATGCATCAGGACTTAATGATGGTGCTGCAGCAGTTGTTCTCATGGACCGAGCAACTGCGGAGAAAAGAGGTGCTCCAATTTTAGCCAAAATAATTGCCATATCTCAAGAAGGAGTGAGTCCATCTTTGATGGGCACCGGACCTATCCCTGCAGTCCAATCAGTATTGCAGAAAGCAGGCTGGTCACTAGACGATGTGGATCTTTTTGAGCTGAATGAAGCTTTTGCAGCGCAGGCATTGGCAGTCGTGCGTGAGTTGAAAGTTGATACGTCTAAAGTGAATATCCATGGAGGAGCCATCGCAATTGGCCATCCCATCGGTGCATCAGGAACTCGTGTACTGGTTACATTAATATATGCTCTAGAAAGGATAGGTGGGAGGAGAGGGGTAGCCAGTTTATGTATTGGAGGGGGGATGGGTATAGCCATAGCAATAGAAAGGTCGTAA